DNA sequence from the Antedon mediterranea chromosome 7, ecAntMedi1.1, whole genome shotgun sequence genome:
CTACGTGTCGACGTCGAATCTCGACCCAGGGTACAAGGAAACATCGTACATGAAAGATGAAGACGGAGATGGGAAGGATGATTACTGCAGGTGAGACAAAATACCAAGCCAATCTAAGTCACAGATTGATAAGAAAACGAAACTAAACTTACCGGTACTCTAtccaaaacaaaagaaatagaCCTTATATAATGTATGGTACTGTGTCGTATTGTTGATTAcggttattattgtttttattaaagatgtgttgGAGCGGGAAGAGAAATGTACGTTTGGTGTATGAAAGCGTCTGAAGACGGCTTTGTAGGCAAAGCGGCTGGTGGCAGGGCCTGGCCAAGCCAATACACGTTCGTGGCACCAGGACCTCGAAGCGTACTACGCAAGtgcagaaaaataaaagttgatCCGTTCTTCGGCCAACCTGTATGATTGTTAAATAGAGCTCTTTTAAGACTTTGTAAATATCTATATATgtgtaaattattgtttttatgtttgaaTCCCTTCaggataaaaaatatacattttgttgaACATTATAATGTCTTCTAAAATTAAGAAAACGTTTTCTGACCGATCAGAAGATCCGACCAGTATGTATACGACTTTTAGAGAGAGTCGGAGTCGAAAGAGTAATAGAAGTTTATTCATGTGAGGGAACCGAGATGGCTTTACAATACATACAACATGTATGTAGtgaatgtttaatttaaaagattGTTTTATTGTTCGGAGGCTTGATTTCTGCTCTTTGTACGTTTTCGTCTCCAACCTTTCAAAGTTTATTCTAGAAATGTAAACATGTTTAGGTTGAGCTAAAATTACTCAATAATATGTGAGCCTGATTAGGTAAGGCTTACATGATGtcattatatacataatttatgttaaagttattattaaatCTATACCTCTTGTAGGAATGTTCAATGTAGCTATATTACACAGATAAAAATCATTGTCAACACATTACATGCGCGCTTATTTGTCTATAGCGCCTACCTATGTGATATGAGTACAGTATTTGAGAGAGGCAGCCTGCTAATAAAAATAGGTCCAGCTCAGGgatgattttaaaaatgtttttattcaagAGTTGTTAAGAATATCGAGGTAAAAGCAAATAAAAGAGTGAAGTCAAGATGCTTactttgtattgtaattttgtgtctattattattataaaaacgtTTGCGAACAAAAGCGAGAAAAAAAAGTCATTGAAATTTCACTAACTTcggaatatattaatatttattttaggatgAAAAGTTCCAATGAtgacataataaatatttataactatTAACTGATGAATAATGGTGGTGGTAGGTCCGATCCgacgattaaaacattttactaCTACagataaatgtaaataattttaaatatagcGCCCTCTTTTTTGAATGTGATGGCGCCCGCTTTTAAATTTCACAGGAAGTTTTCGTGTTCAATCAAGCATGTAAATGGCAACAGGGATTGGCTCAGACTCAGTTtggtatttgaaaaaaaaaaggagttAGCAGCAGgtatgttattaaattatatagacctaggcctatacagtattatcaagtttaaaaaaaatataaattgtctTTTTGTCTAGGTTAGATTTAGTCTAGAGTATGTTAAACAACACTCGTGGGATGTCGTATACGCAGGCGTAGTTAGCTGGCCAGTgtgtaggcctagtaagtaCCACTCTCTATTTAAGTGCACACCGCCGACCACCCGACCAGCACCAGGCAGGCAGTATGCTGCGGGGAGAGAGGCTCTCAACGACTATACCGGGAATCCGTTGCAATGCATCCATACCTCACCGGTCTAGCTAGGCTACATTGTTAGGCATATGCCTATTAGTTTTTTCTATCTTTTATTTCAGCTGTGGAGTGGGTCATGCAGGAGGACAGGATAGATGAGTGAGATTCATTATAAATGATGTAACATTTTAAATGGGAAGtttagtttattaataaacaacaaaacGAAATATTTTATCCAGTACTGCTGTCCTACTACTGTACTTCTACTAGGCCTACAACCAAAATGGATGAACTAGAAAATAAGAGTGAACTAACATACTTTACAAGTAAAGAATGCAAAAGAAATGAAACACTGAAAAAACCAAAAACATACCAACCAAACTATGAAACTCAACCAAATACTAGTGATACTTTAGTACTTGAACCAGAAGGCGAAAACTGTGAACCTTTGGTACAACTTAATGACGTAATTGTAGAGTCCAACATAGCAAATGTACAACTCGAAGGCAACCGCAATACATCTGGCATACAACCTCCGGAATTTGAAACCACAGAATCGTATCCAGAACGAAACAATTCATCTGAAACATTTGTTGAACTGGACAAAGCCGATGAAAACAGAATGCAAACTGAATGTAAAGATGATtgcaacaaaaatgaaaacatgaTGGAATCATGTGAAACCATACAAGTAAATTCCGAAACCAATGAACTGCCAGAATTCAATGACATTGTAAATTTAGACAGTGAAAACATTTCAATGTCTTCAGAATCAGAGGTGAAACCcattaaacttttaaaatgcgaaaccGATGAATTTCCAGAATGCGAAACCGACGAACACCTGGAATATGAAACCGATGAAAATCGGGAATTAAAAGCACACAGAGACACCCCAGATAGTGAAACGTTTGAGCATCTGGAATTAGAAACCAATGAAAATCTGGAGTTAGTAACCGATGAAAAACCAGAATGTGATAAAGACGATGGTATGATCTATGATGAGTATGGTTTTGCGTGTGTGGATGCCAAAAATGACACGATTGAACGACAACATGAATATACCAAAAGGTGATGAAAAACATTTTGCTAATTTTAAATAAGGATGGGTTGGAAGGTTATACAACATAATTAATTGTTCATTCTCCCTTAATTAATTGCACTTTTAAAATCATTCAAATGACCATCAATTTGTGTATGGTTCTCATTTTTGACAGTATGAGGCCTAATATCTAATAAAAACCTCCTGTTTTTGTGGCAAACAAGAGACTTACTGTATTGCATTGGAAAATATGGAAGATCAATTACCAATATTGTCAATCtatcaaaaattaaatatttatttccttCAATTACAATTTACAGCAAAGATGGAAACAAATCTATAACAACAATGAAATGTATTACTGTAATAAGGTTTATAAGGGCAAAATACTATCATTGTTCAGCCGGAATGACTATAAAATGAAGGAACTATGGTTATTGGTAACTTTGCTCTAAATGTTGTTTTGTCTGTTCAACCTCATTgactataaattaaaaaaacaaattaatatacagGCTAAAATGAAGCCATACAAAGAACAGGGTGGAGTCAGGCAAACAGACATAACCTTTaacttaataaatataaattaaaatcaagttAAGTTATCAGAACTATACACaattaatgaattttatttcaatttacagCGCCCTGTCAGAATCTCAACAACAAGCACTATCCAAGTTTCTTGATCAGATTTCAGGTGATATTGATAACAAATCCCTAGGTAAACTGCAATCACACATCCGTAGAGGAATTCCACACCATTTGAGAGGGAAGCTATGGAAAGCTGTTTTGGGAATAAATAAGCTACAGGCTTCAAGCAAATTCAATTATTTGGTATTTAcagttaatttgtttaataaaaagaGGTCAATAGGTTGATCTTGACAATTTgaatactgtatatgatttGTCTTTTGTATTCGTTTAGCTCTATGAAAGGAAATGTCTTTCTTCCGTAAAATCTGTTTGGCTGGTATCAATAGGACAATAGCACTAAAGATAATTTCTCCATAAAATAGTAATTATATTAAGTGCTCAGAAAGAAAGACTTTGCGAAAATGCACCCGATTCCCAGTGCTGTGTCTCCACATACTGTACTATCTATTGATGTAGGTTACTGTTAACTTGGGATTTTAATAAGCATTTTTGCACCATTAGAACCCATATTAAGGAAAGGGGACACCTTGGGCTCAACAAAGTGTCCCCACAATAGAGGTTGGTTGTAGTGTTAAGTATTTCCCCTCTTTTGTTTAACACAGGAAGTGTCCCCTGTCTGAATAGGGTATCTCAAAGTTCtattgtgtgtttgtgtgtttgtttgttttatttttatactgggtgacctcttcagtcaaagactgatctcccagagggcccagttggtgatcagtggctatgatgtactaatacaccggggtaaccccctattCGTCTccaaagatgtactaggttctttaaagtgcacacgagcaagttgtgtacactggacctacggtttatagtccttatccgagaaaactcgttctaccaccagaaccatggagtgagtgagcctcgaacccctgccgatgttatggctacgtgattacggttccactgtcttaaccgctcggccactcactcactctgtACACTATTGATTAATTTTTTTGAAAACCAATATGTATGGTCTATACTGTATAAAGGATGTTTGCATTTCAGTAGTTCTTATAATACAATAACTAAAAGTTTTGTACTTACTGGTACTGACATACTGTACATGTCAAAGCAAGTAAATTCTAATACAAATTGTGTATGTTTTTGTTCAAACTGTCTAACTACAAAGCAAGTAATATACTTGACAAATGattaaatagtaaaatatttgCAGTTACTGTACCCTCAAACCTTGACTGAACAAGTGCTGCTTTTATGTAAATTCCAAGTTCAATAAACACCACAGACAAAACATTATAGCACAGATCTTATTAACAAGCATTATCAATCGCAAATCTCCACTTGTTTTTCAGTTGAATGTTCAGTTACTGCGGCAGCAGTTAGTGGACCTAAATATCAGCGAATATTGCTCTAGTAAATTAGCGTCCGACAGTTTAGACGACTACAACGTGGAGTTTTATGAAAAGTCGCATATTCCAGTCACCGTTATCCGTCAAATCTCTGTAGACGTCGGTATGTAGCCTTGAATTATTTTGTGTTATGGTCAACATCTTTATTTTGcattaatattgtaaaaaatatttttataatgcatTATTCATTATTAGAATTATACATAAAAAGAACTACATGAATATGATTAATACCCTATTgtagtaaatatattatattaaaaaatatacaggacagtaaattaaatatataatgattCACAATCAATACTAATTTAATATGCTATTGTTAACAGTACAGTAATTCTTGAATtataaataagtattttaaccCAAGGCCGAATGTAAAAAACATGTTGTGCAGTGTAcactaattaaattattattcacacagAATAAATCTAAACTAATTACTAAATATTCTCTCAAAAGGCTAAACTagcaaaagtaaaaaaaaaagcaatgagATCATTTTACTGTAGTGGGTATAAAGGCCAGTTTACACAGACGAACGGTAACAATAaacggaaaaccgcgtagcttgtcccacgaaGAATCTGTATCTAGTATCTAAGCGTAAAAAACATCCGCGAtatgtgtaaatggtcataaggaataatatagattctatatttttattaccgttactgccagtctgtgtaaattggccttaaagtGTAAAAACACCATCAAGACCCTTATTCCAATCCACCCCAATTTTTAATTTGCGATATATCTTTTTACCTTGACTTTAGATCGTACGTTCCCACTTCATCGTAGATTTCGTGGCAATGGGGTAGAGGGCGTTGAGGGGCGGGCAGCATTGTTTCGTGTTCTTGCTGTTTATGCCAGATACAACCCAGCTGTTGGCTACTGCCAGGGTAAGAATATTGCTTATGGAATATGATTATTTACTGTAAGCCCTCCAATATAACACCAGATAGAGGGTGGTAAGGGAGAGGTCAAGAGGGAACAATATGGAGCGCATGTGATGTATTGAGGGAGGATTCATACCAACTACAACGAACAAACCTGTGTTGTCATTTGTTTATGTCTGAGtccataatatataataacCAACATATGGACGATAAAAATGTGATTTCTAAATCTATAAACTATGTTAATAGCCAGTCTTAAAgtcttaaaaacaaattgagaGTTGGCTattatattatcaaataaatatttatattttttttaattgtaggTATGTCTTATATAGTCGGAATGCTCTTAATGAATCTAGATGAAGTtgatgcattttgggtaatggtCGTGTTATTTGAAAAGGCCAAGTATCTGTCGGGCTACTTTAACTCATCCATGGGCAGGTACAGATACTTTGAATTGCATAGTTTATAacataaacaataaattgtagagGCATAGTTGTTATGTCTGTGTAACATACAATATACAGACATTCACTAGTATAGGAGTATTACGGTACCATAGAAATTTGGAGACTTTCGCATTGCTTATTTTGAGTTCCATTTTCCATAACTTTTTGATGAAATTTTTTTACATATCTTAATAGTTTTatggaataaaatgattttgatTGATAACAACAAAAATTATGCAAAAATTGTATGCATTCTTTAGACATACTGTAGAAGAACCTCCCTACTCTTCCTTTCCGACACTTTATTGTGGGGACATCATCACTATTAAAGAGACATTTTCCCATGAAATTAACAAAAGACAATATATGGCCATGGCCAACCACTATTCAGAGGCCaaccaaaaaaaagaaaaagagaaGAGAGAAAATGCCCTTTTATTAATAGGGATTCTACTgcactttaatatttaaatctaCTCTTTACTTAATATCCCTGTTtttcttaataaataaatgcatctaatctacataaatatattaaaaatattgtctCCATATTTAAATCAACAGTATTTAAATTACTCGGTTTTACTTTTCATATAATACCATACGTTATGTTTAATGTTGCAGAATACAGCGTCATGCAGAGGTTTTTAAATGTCTACTTAAGCAAAGAAAGCCATTACTGTATAGGCATCTGGTAAGCTAATTCAActcattaaatatgtttttgctGTTTATTCAAATTGACAATCGTGAAATAAGGCCTatctataataattatgtttttagtcgaagaatatattttttaattttcttttatccacttattttcatttcaaataTCTATTTTGTCTAAGTGATGATTAAAACACACATAACAATTATTATGTAATGCCCATGACTTGATTGATTGTATATATTCGAGTTGTAGTTCTCTTCTCTAATGTCAGTTTATCCAAGTAAGCTAGCACTTATAGACTACCATCAACACCTCATGTGTAATTAGTTACAAGTTTATTTAGTCAAATTACCAAGAACTATAACATTTTTCACTGCACTGATATTCATGTAAAAAATGCATGCCCAGtacaaaataaacacacaatGTTCCATATAAAAATGTAGAAAGTAGAGTTTGtgaataataatcatattagtTATTGAGAGACTCAAATATATTAATTCAAAACAAGttaatttcattataatttcATCCTTGTCAATGCATTGTTTGATCTATTGATTTCTATTGATTATCATTATACTACTATTTAAACAGATTGATTGAAAATCCTAGTGCATTTTAGGAAGGATACCATATTGATTTTTGCATAATGCAACAAGTACTACACATTAAAGCTTAATATCATTGTTTTcctcaataaataaatgtgtcTATTCTAATCTACACCAAACATAtagatataatattaataatactgtctTCAATACAcaatatataccatattaaaAATACCGTCTCCACTAcacaatatatattaaaaatactgtcTCCACTAGACAACGCAAGGACaaaagcgcaacgcaagtaatttgaccaatcacaacatgAATTGAATGAATTGTGTTTGTTCCACGGACTTGCGTTGcacttaaatattttaaatttaacaaaagtgAATTACCTGTTACGTAAACAAAATTATCCTTCGTGGGCGTTGATATTTCCTGTACAATAGGCTTAATTTGTGGACTTCCTTGGATAAAGCGACAAACAGATAAAAATGTGTTGAAAGCAATTACTACTGTAGTTGCTTACAATGTGAATAATTACTTCACCTGCTCTTTGTAACAAATAATTCACTTAGTAATTGATAGCTAAATTGATTTTCTCTTAGATGTATACCTACAAAAATCCACAGTAGCAAAACTGTTACTGTATGATATGTTTTATAGATTATATTTTACCAAGAAGTTCCCACTTTGGCCCATGGTTCCTTCTCAAGGGCTGTCAAGTATTTAGTTAACAGTTGGTGgatttttattctaaaaaacCTGTCCATATATAAAgttaattataatgtattataattataaatggtcGAAGGAAATTATAAATGGATAGTATAATGTTATGTATGTGATTGTGAGATTACCAAGAAGTTCCCACTTCTGTGTTGTGCCTTTGGCCCATGGTTTCCTCTTGAGCTGTCAAATTTTTAGTTAACAGTGGGTGcatttttattctaaataatcTGTCCATATACAGTTACCatattaaatgtattatattataaaggGATAGTATAATGATTTGTATACTTAGATTATTACATTATCAACCATAGTCAAtacttctattgactatgtATCAACTAAACATTAGTATGCATAATGTCCAACATAGTTTCACTGCATTAAACTTAATATAACCTGACCTGAATCATTATCAACTTACTTGTTATGCAGTGCATGTGACCAGAGTCATTATCAATCAACTCACGCAAACCAATGCATATCTATGCTGCACTATATAGTGATCGACACTATTGTCATGGATTTTTTTTGTGCTTGCCAATCCACAATTGTGCCTGTTTTGAATCTATTGCTCAGATCTCAAAATGAAAGGTTAATTGTGAATATAAATTCATGTACACTTTTTACCCATTTGATTTTGTGACATATGGCTGGCAATCTGAATTTTAATATTGGATTGTCACCTCTTTCATCATAGACCGTACCTACCTTTATAAGTACTCAATTTCATacaaaatttgaatatattattgttGAGACAATTCTTTTTCAtgcatttcatttaattttatttgttgttattttcatAGGAGAAAGTTGGTGTCCATCCATTAATGTTTATCACTCCATGGTTTATGTGCCTGTATACATCATTACCATGTTGGGACACAGTGCTATCAATATGGGATCATCTTATAATGCAAGGTACAGTAATTCTTACTGTTTTTCACATATGTCTCTGTATCTCTATCACAACTATTCTTCACTTGTCTATGTTGTACCAGtgtttattttgtgtaattGTACCTGTAtaaaaccaaggcaatctaacaacaggatgctgagctccagagatcaaagACTTTATCTGAGGCTGCGAAACGATCATTCTACACCCTTAGCAGACACTGCTCGAAGAATGTAcatactgttggtatttgtcgcagccagacataagatcaaaggattGTTACTATTTCTTATCTTGGCAAGTTGAGCTCAGTGTGCTATTGTTAGACTGCCTTGATAAACCAAGATAGACCATTATACTATAATGGTCACCTCTAAGCATTTCACATTTCCAGTCACTTGACAGGTACTGTAAAAGAATAAagaaaattcatattttattttattttaatttattcggtTTCAAAATAAGATTACACAGGACAATAGGTAGAGTAGTATGGCATTATATACATTGCACCAGAACTGTTTCATTTTTCATGAGGGGTGTCTATGTGGAATAATTCTGTAGTAAACGAACATTCAGATTAATTCAAATAACTTATACTTTTATGTGTTTAGGAGTTACAGTTATTTTTCGAGTTGGCCTCGCATTGTTGGAAATCATTGAAGATAAAATTATGTCCACCACAGATATGTCACTGATCTTGCCTTCCCTACTTCATGTGCCAGTGGCTTAGTGAGTACCTATACATATTTTTCATGCTTTAAAAATTAGTTTGGTATAAACTACTTTTCTGTATATTGCTGTGTTTTTTCTACTAGGAGACCGAAGACCTGTTTACACTAAGCATGATAaaaaatgatacattttttattgaCGTTTGTTATCATTCTAGTATAAACAGGCTTTTAGAAGACCGCAAACTGTTTATCATGGATGTGGCTGAGTTTAAAGAAAGTTATTGCTTTAAACTTGCTCtagtaaaattgaaattttaataAACCATACAAAGGAATCATGAATCCATTTTATAATTAGAATTCAAATCAAGTAGTGGTTGTATTTTTTACAGTGCAAAGTCAGATAGCTTATTACCAGTACTCTGGGAGACGACAGTCCATCGGTGGGAGATTGACAGCATACAAGCTATTGTTGATGAAGAGATTGAGAAAGCGAAACAAGGTAAGAGGTAAACTAGTTCAAGAAGGGTTAATAGTGGTTGCAAAACCAGTAGAAACTATATTGGCCTAAATTACATACAGGTTTGAAAGTGCACATTAACAAAATCTTCAGGATCCTAaaaccctgtctacactatcaaacagcaaaatgtgatgtgcccatatatgcacatgctgatgtcatatcactaccatatttgggcatatcactaccatatttaggcacatcacacacaACACAATGATATTTCCAATGAAGCCGCAATTATTGCCAGACATTGCTTAATGTGCACTACACTATTATTGTAACCACAGCTACGtttgtaaatttgtattttactacGGATCGCACCGGTCATATATCTATCCTGTACAAGTcttgtacagtcaactctcccaataccggacacctttgggccggccaaataagtctggttttcggaatgtgtttttaatggtaaaaataaatttgggaccttttggtcctcaaaaaaagtctggtattgggagagtttctggttttcagagagtccggtattgggagagttgactgtacctCTTTGATCATATactatatttaattgtttatattgacaATGTTTTTGCACTTTTTGATTTGCATTTCAAATGCTACACACTTGTACTACACTATTacaatattcattcat
Encoded proteins:
- the LOC140053853 gene encoding uncharacterized protein isoform X1: MDELENKSELTYFTSKECKRNETLKKPKTYQPNYETQPNTSDTLVLEPEGENCEPLVQLNDVIVESNIANVQLEGNRNTSGIQPPEFETTESYPERNNSSETFVELDKADENRMQTECKDDCNKNENMMESCETIQVNSETNELPEFNDIVNLDSENISMSSESEVKPIKLLKCETDEFPECETDEHLEYETDENRELKAHRDTPDSETFEHLELETNENLELVTDEKPECDKDDGMIYDEYGFACVDAKNDTIERQHEYTKSALSESQQQALSKFLDQISGDIDNKSLGKLQSHIRRGIPHHLRGKLWKAVLGINKLQASSKFNYLLNVQLLRQQLVDLNISEYCSSKLASDSLDDYNVEFYEKSHIPVTVIRQISVDVDRTFPLHRRFRGNGVEGVEGRAALFRVLAVYARYNPAVGYCQGMSYIVGMLLMNLDEVDAFWVMVVLFEKAKYLSGYFNSSMGRIQRHAEVFKCLLKQRKPLLYRHLEKVGVHPLMFITPWFMCLYTSLPCWDTVLSIWDHLIMQGVTVIFRVGLALLEIIEDKIMSTTDMSLILPSLLHVPVAYAKSDSLLPVLWETTVHRWEIDSIQAIVDEEIEKAKQGRKRALMADEYEQKSKRHKTNAAEGSLFKRIVNIFTPASQRQQGPSLGNKSQVVATKKRKERHRKYPGHVVTRQQTNQKEQDEVSSTERRLSSVSISPPPKENDETTNPLAFQSKDITMKAPYDTRYRGRNTGKNNSGNSKALHTGRDVTLSPKSTRRCSKGFQFDGVRRSPRISSTDYRSRLEKKTLENWKNPFNTPSNRKLISSSAKVQHAFKMFHTPTPLRNNQGRCLQPSPFFSSPEIEMSTIDTPRQPQDP
- the LOC140053853 gene encoding uncharacterized protein isoform X2, giving the protein MDELENKSELTYFTSKECKRNETLKKPKTYQPNYETQPNTSDTLVLEPEGENCEPLVQLNDVIVESNIANVQLEGNRNTSGIQPPEFETTESYPERNNSSETFVELDKADENRMQTECKDDCNKNENMMESCETIQVNSETNELPEFNDIVNLDSENISMSSESEVKPIKLLKCETDEFPECETDEHLEYETDENRELKAHRDTPDSETFEHLELETNENLELVTDEKPECDKDDGMIYDEYGFACVDAKNDTIERQHEYTKSALSESQQQALSKFLDQISGDIDNKSLGKLQSHIRRGIPHHLRGKLWKAVLGINKLQASSKFNYLLNVQLLRQQLVDLNISEYCSSKLASDSLDDYNVEFYEKSHIPVTVIRQISVDVDRTFPLHRRFRGNGVEGVEGRAALFRVLAVYARYNPAVGYCQGMSYIVGMLLMNLDEVDAFWVMVVLFEKAKYLSGYFNSSMGRIQRHAEVFKCLLKQRKPLLYRHLEKVGVHPLMFITPWFMCLYTSLPCWDTVLSIWDHLIMQGVTVIFRVGLALLEIIEDKIMSTTDMSLILPSLLHVPVAYAKSDSLLPVLWETTVHRWEIDSIQAIVDEEIEKAKQGRKRALMADEYEQKSKRHKTNAAEGSLFKRIVNIFTPASQRQQGPSLGNKSQVVATKKRKERHRKYPGHVVTRQQTNQKEQDEVSSTERRLSSVSISPPPKENDETTNPLAFQSKDITMKAPYDTRYRGRNTGKNNSGNSKALHTGDVTLSPKSTRRCSKGFQFDGVRRSPRISSTDYRSRLEKKTLENWKNPFNTPSNRKLISSSAKVQHAFKMFHTPTPLRNNQGRCLQPSPFFSSPEIEMSTIDTPRQPQDP